taacttcaaatacttatacttCATTATTAGCAATGtgataatcaaatttttctaAACTATGTTGTTTCACTTATACTTCACTTTCTTaactaactatatttttaagaattaaaaactaaaaagaaacattaaactctttaaaataaattaccaatactttataattttgaaataaataaaatactgattacaattatatattgcttatatttaattttttatattcattgggTTATTACTTAagttatgcattttttttattgttacagtAATCTTAATAATCCAGATGTCAAGTATAATGATGAAGCTATAGATAAATTAAGAAGACCAAAAATCATACTcgatgaaaatattgataaaagtaatttagtaGAACTAGATATTGCACTCAAAAGTGAAGGCAATTTAGAAAAACCAGATGATGACATATTTGATAAAGAAAGTGTTGATAATAAATCTGAAAAGCCGAGTGAAGACTATTTAGAAAAtgaagatattaatattattacagaaatattagtggaatcaattaaaaaagacaaaaatagAAACAATGAATGTGATTTAAAAGAAGTCGACATACTTTGTGAGGAAATTGTGGACAATACTTTTGATAGCTTCGCTGTAGAGAAtcgttcaaataataataatcaggtATACGAagaagaaaatgaaaatacttttGGTAATATAATCAATGGCAACAAAACTTCTTTTATGGTTAAAGAATATCatgttactaaattattaaaaaataaagataaaaattcaaGTGCGTCTAATTATTTACTAGGCATTGAAAATCATAAAGATGATTTATGTAATGGCCCAAATGAATTTAATCCTATacctgaatataatttaaattatcataatatgattgGAGATAATGAAATTCACCCAATATCAATTTCTATTAGTGAATCGCTTtgggaaaattttaatttagaagcgcaagctaaaaaaaatggaaCCCAAGATTCAGCTGTAGATAATCATGAAGAAATAGTTATTGATGAGAtatcagaaaaaaatgaatcatcttgtgtttataaaaatgtgaaagatgaaaaaaaatccttaaatagcgtaaaaataaaaacgagtgAACTAATACAAGCTTTAACTAATGAAGAAACctatttttcattcaataaaaattctatgaaatctaataaagataatgataatttatattatcaagaaATTAAAGAATCTAATGACATTGCACTTGATGAAGAATTTAATgcaaaaattttagaatttgaaaaaagtatatgcacctttgaaaataacaagttaaaaaaaaactatccttcatcatcatcatttgTTCTACCTAACaaatcgaaaataaataaagaatttcTTCATAGTGATGTCAAAAAAAATGAGCCACCGATTCCCTTTGTTGGCACCAAAATGATAACAAGATCGAGATCAAAACAAGCCAAAGTTGAAAGTATTTCTTCAAGTACTCCCTCATCcacttctaaaattattgaagatTGTTTAgacaataaatcaaaaaagagATCAAAAtgtcagaaaaaaaatgcGAAAAAAAAGTGTGTTGGTAAACCACGAAAAAACTATTCTCCTGCATCATCAAAGCATAACaaatcgaaaataaataaagaatttcTTCATAGTGATGTCAAAAAAAATGAGCCACCGATTCCCTTTGTTGGCACCAAAATGATAACAAGATCGAGATCAAAACAAGCCAAAGTTGAAAGTATTTCTTCAAGTACTCCCTCATCcacttctaaaattattgaagatTGTTTAgacaataaatcaaaaaagagATCAAAAtgtcagaaaaaaaatgcGAAAAAAAAGTGTGTTGGTAAACCACGAAAAAACTATTCTTCTGCATCATCAGAGCAtaacaaatcaataattattaaagaactTCCTCATATTGACGATGAAAAGAACATGCTAATGTATCCAGTAGTACTTTTAGAAAGGTATGATGTTAAAGCATACAAACaaagttttcaaaatcaaaaatcagatTGGAGAATAATCCCTCCTAGTATTGAAAACATTAATGATAACACAATACTCAAGATTCGAGTTGGtcgatgtaaaaaatattaattaacattaatatatgatatacttaaatttgttGGTTTAtatcaattcatttttaaatttagtttaatttaaattttgtaaatatccaTGTATTAGAAttatgacaatttttatttttttttaccatactttttattgtatatttattttattatacattattgaatttatgtaacagttttatattattttcacaatatcAAGATTTATTATAGGAATGCTTgtcatcataatttttattgcgtattttgaacaaatttcaatattaatacatttatatcattatattctacaatagaaaaaaatgcaaaaggTTTTcagtataatcatttataaattatccatCTTaccaaattgtattaataatattttaaggacTTATTAACttagaacatattttatactcctttagcatttttttttctaattcaaatttattgacGATTATGTAGATACAATATCTTAATTACCCAGGCGTCTTTTCAAtggtttcatttaaaataatagatcttACTATCACATTGCAACAATTGATAAAATCAAGATCTACTATCtactatacttaattttttataaaatataatttactggttatacaatatttcttacaaaatattttattgctcaCAAATATGGAAGGCATAGATCATTTCCTAAAAAGCattcttttataattgtattgtattaattattaattaattaacgatttgtagtaattaaataaaaattgtttttttatttgtatagataataattacattattatttatgtcacTTAATATCAcacaaaataaagtaatacaaaaatcaataataatattgtaaaatgaaaaGCTAGATTTATTtcgtaattaatttcatttcctcaattaacataaattacaaaaatgcaTGATACAAATATTAGGTGGATAATACATAGTTAAATATAGACTAGTATATACAGAGTACagatattaactaaaataaaaatattatacattgtacagcTCATAGAATACAGATAAGTATAGCTTATCGAGAGTTAATAGTAAGAATCATACAGTTGCCAGAAAACAAACATTGATTTTAGCAAATTGTATTTcctgcattaaaataaattaacaataataatgattaaagtatcaaaatatatttaagaaaatataatgtgtaatatggtaaatagaaaaattaaatatataactcatATTGAATTGTTAGTAGATAAGTTTCTAATGAGATAATAAAACCAAGTGCTTAGGGAATATAGATCAGCTAAGAATAAATTACTACTCTACTAAAAcagtctttaaaaaaatgatttaatcaaTGATATAACAGGATTATTGTCATTGAGGATgtaaatgaaacatttttgtagtttaatatatctatacatgaTGTTACACAATACTACAATGATACAATATACAGCATAGgttaatgtattttcatacattattgtaaaaacatcTCAATAAATCACAAATGAGCATGTGGAATCAGTCCATTCATACGGCAAACCACTTCTTGTCGTACATTTTCTAAAGTCTGATAAATTGTACGAAAAGTTGGACGTGAATCAGGCTTTCGACTCCAGCATTGTTTCATGAGCTCGTATGCCAATTTTGGAGTATTTTCAGGACAATTCATAACATTGCCATCTTTGATGAATTTAACAACTTCTTCGTGTGTCATGCCATAATACGGTTGAAGagcaaaagaaaatatttcccAAAGACAAACACCAAATGCCCAAACATCTGATTCAACTGTATACTTGTTATATAGAATGCTTTCTAAAGGCATCCATCTAACAGGTATAGCATCGTGTTCATCACCTTTGTAATAGTCTTGTAAATACATCTTTTGTGAAAGCCCAAAATCAGCTATTTTTACTGTCATTGTATCATCAATCAAACAATTTCTGGTTGCTAAATCTCTGTGCACAAATTTTCTGTCAGACAGGTAAACCATACCAGAAGCAATCTGTTGAGCTATTTTCAACATGTCCAAGTTTGTAAGATTTAAATCACGAAAAACATCACCCCTAGCTTCAGCTGAATGTACAATGTAATTGCTTGGTGCACATGAACGAAGAAATTCGTTTAAGTCACCACGGCCCATGTATTCAAAAAGTAAGCACATTGGTTTACCTAAAGCACAAACTcccaataatttaacaatattagggTGATCAAATTCTGACAATAAGCAAGCTTCTCGTTCAAAATCGACTTGAAGGTCATTTGAAGCTTCAtcctttaacatttttacagcGACCAATGTAAATTCTTCGTCTTTCAATAGACCAGGTGCTTTCGcctaagaattataaaaaatacattaagtcaaaattcaaatgcattttattttatttttgttacctGAAATACACGGCCAAATGCTCCTTGTCCCAAgtcttttacatatattatattgtttctaGGAAATTCAagtttttctaattttggaTTTGAACACATTCCATATTGATGGTATGCAGAATTACTTGGTAATTTATCTAAATCTATATCAACTTCCTAAAATCGATATTGTttcatgtaataaaaatataataatataacagtataattgattaataatcatatatatttactcgAGTTTGTGTTGATCTGTATGAAGTTTTATTTGACAACAACTTGTTGCACAACACTAAGATTATAACTGATATTAAAAGTATCAGAACTCCAACAATCACAAGAAATATATGTAGATGTGTTGTTGATGTTTGATCAATGAACATTTCAACATGGTTTAAAatcatcgtaataatatttatagccgtatcattattaatgatatcaaATTTTGGTTCCACTAATTCagtttcatttttatctataatcatgagtataaataaataaaataataaagactaCAACACTTAGTTTAAGTATACTATagctaaacaataaaacaataattaaagtcTTACCACAAAGAGGTACATCACATTTTTGCCATCTCACTTCAGGATCCATAGTATAACACCACGGAGAGGACACTTCACCTCCAGCATTTCGGCAataattttcagaattttGAACTTCTGGAAATACATTAATTGGTGGTCTTACAAATTCATGCGGAACTTTTGAATCCCATCGTTGGCATGGCAAACCTGATTtggtaacattaatatatccTTGATAGAAACGACCATTTCCACGAATGcaatcaactaaaaaaaagatttataactgaatactttgaaaataattaaataaaataactaagagAACATCATACCTGCATATGttaacacacatacataccAAAATCCAGCAATTCCAATTTTGTGTTGTTAGCTTAAATGTTGGTGTGAAttaacctattatcaaattcaaatttaagaatatcTGTGTTCTCTCGTTGGTTTTTCACAAtacgttaatttttaagtgaattatcagcatttttaaatattaatattctacatGCTAATAActctcttaaaaattaaaatacgtaaaaatcCAAAGAGAAAaaagataatgttcttatctTTAAGTTAGATAATAGGTTATTTCACTCAAATATTCAAGCAAAACTAACAAAATTCAAACTGCTGTACATAAATTTTGGTACCATATATGTTAGTAAAATAGAGACAATAAACTGGGGTACAACATTCTATTAAGGGAATTGAAAGAAGTCATTTTCTGGCTTTGTCTATTACATACATAGACAAACAAAGAAATTTGGTCTCgatctatattttatgtacctattaatttagtgAGTATTGAATACAGATTTGAATTGCTGTTAAGTTTACCTGAAATTGACTTCCAcatatttggttttaaaaatttgtcatattttaatttttaaaagagttaaaatcaaaaatgttgaagTTAATCTCATAACTAATTCTGATCTGTTACCAGAATTGTTATCGTTTCACCAGATCAATTAGTATATTGGAAATACATAACGTCAAAATTCTTATGTTACAGATGTGataaactaaaacaataaattgcaACAGCACTACTAAATCCattgagtatatttattttaatctctaaataacaattatttttagatatacatttttgtaaagttattaatcattttagtttattgaacttatattatagattgttatattaagtagatacagtataaaaaaccttcttaaaacaattaatttacatttaaataacaacctaataacataaacaaaattctagataaaaaaatacattttacaaatacgAGTACAAAACagtataattgtgtatattttattatcgtagatcagaaataaattaaaacgattaaaattgCAAACATCCTTAGCTAagtgtcataatattttgaaaattatttaataaataatatcattattatacgtaaaagtTCATGTTTtcctgattattttgataaatatgggaaatttactattttcaaaaacactatTCCCAGAAAACCaaagataaatttactatctttaaaattgatattcaaattattttttctacttcAAAACATGATGACagatacaaagaaaaaaatcataatagtaaaaacaatacattaataactctctcagaatctaaaagtggttttttttcctagtggctaatataataaaaaataagtatataactattaagttattttaatataaaatacttactaGTTATTTCATCTTGTTTTAATTCTGTGAGCATGGCATGTGAACATACAGGTTTACCATTCTGTGAGTTATGTGGTAGGTTCTCACAAATTGGTAAAGAAAAATGTCCTttggatttataaaaaattcccCTTTGTTTATTCGCTTCAATCAAAGCCCATTctttataacaaaacaattctCGTACTGCTATACAATCTTCATAACAAAGTGGAAAATAAGATTTATCTTGTTGACAATGAGGAAATGCATATAAACATAGAagtttctgaaaaataaaaattaattaattaatataaatctaaaataatcaaaaactttTAAGCAAAATATACTTCAGCTGCTGGTctacatgtttttgaaaaacttgGTAACATTTCTTCCCATAACCCGGTAGTGATAATTTCATTTTGTTCACTTCCTTCATTTTTCAAAGTATTGTTAAACCATATAAGAATTgaagcatttaaatattttctacataTCTTCCCATTGTACTGAGCACAATATCCGTCAGGAGAATCTAAAATAGAACCTCAAATCATGAGTATAAAATTCGTATAGATTTAATGCTCAGATAATGTAACatttgaatgaaataaaaattatgtttactcattttattttttgctaagGTCACATTTACTTGCTTATTTAAAACTCATTAACCAGTTTATTAGTTcagtaacaaattaaaaaatgagttattgaataagaaaataatatctgaacatattatattatatcattccaaatttaaataccataCAAACATAAcacaatctaaaatataatttaaaattttaacacaaCTCATTAATACCCTAAAAAAATTACCCAAATTTTTAGATAGGTAAACAAGTGAGGGGAAAATTATggtataaattttgaaattttagttgaaaatgattgtttttgttataaaataaaattaacattgatttctaataaagaattattacTATCTTACATTCTTACTTATAAAATCTTTGAATtggaataaaacatttttattttgcaattcATCTTTGgtctttatgaatattattcatttaataattgttaatacattgcattcaattgatttaaaaactatactttAATGGATACTTACTGACTTGTGTTGATTGCTTGACGAGTAATACCGACAATACGAACAATAATGATGCCCGTTTAATGAAATCCATtggttattttgtattgttttgaaaCTGCATGTCATCTGCGAATCGTTGAATGCCGCCTCCTTGGACGCGTTTGCGTAGAGCGTGCAATTATACTGTTCAGCCAGTCGAGGCCCAAAACAATTTGACTCTCGTCCAGGTACCTATTGGGGTCCCGATTGATTTATGCCAGGCGGTTCGTTAAAACGGTTCGTGCCGTCGACACCGCCGCAATAATGCCCACATTCGTCGAGCGTCGTCGGACCATCCTCGACTAGACCAGCTCAACTGTTCGACGATGAAGCCGCAATCTGACCGACGGACGAACAGCGGTCATCAAAAACGATTACGCAGTGTGAAAAATATACTTCTGTAAGCCgcgtaaatacatttaatgttaCAGTCGATTTAAACGCACaaacatgtaatttataaaataataataataataattgacaacGATAATTGATAAAGCACCAGTGTACAAAGTCGGTCGATATTGATAAGCGTATTGTACGTATTATGTGATACGACTCGATGTAATATCGATTCCGCAGTGTGGCGGTCTGCGATACTGCCGGCGCGGGTCGGCGATGCAATGAATATATTGGACGTATTCTCCGGGAAAAACGTCACGAGGTCCGTCCGACGACACTCGGTCCCCGCGCCGACAGCTGCCGTGGGCTCCCGCACGTTATTCGGGTAATTCGTCGTCAACACAGTAGTGCTTCTCAACCGGTGTTCCGCGGAACCCGACGATTCCGTCGGCCGGTGCCGAAGGTTCCGTGAGAAATTtgggaaattataaataaattaataatatttttgatttgaattatgCTTGTAACATGGAATATGGCTCCGATAAACATGTGGTGGTTCCACAAAACGTCCAGGCTCCTGCAAAGGTTCCGCGAGTAAAAGAAGTTGACAAACACTGGTCTACAGGACCGTCGTTGTCGCGGAGGTCGGTGtctattttttgtacattttgctactacacgattttttttttttttttttcattagctTATCAGCTATAGACAAACGTCTTTTAATGGTTGCCACTAGTAAACATTTACAAACAGATTCACACGACCAAACCACCCcgacgttttaaaataatatgtttgtttctCTAATCATTCCGAGCCTGGAcacggttattattttatttcacctaTATACTTATGCAGTTAGGACAGTTGGGTATACCTAACGGTATAAATGGTGcaataaacaattatgatattaataaatataaatatataatatatacatacaacattgtagtaggtatacgaatactttttcgaaaatatggaggtatttatgttttagattttataaaccTGACAtatgttacatatatataaaatatataataattattttatttcacccACAGAGTacagaaaattgtatattaagtaaaaaataatgttctcaaaatattctttagaagactttcaatattttcctttataaatatctataaaatatagaattgtatactatataatatataaataatattttcacggCGAAAGagttgaataaaattacttaccaAAAAAATCCTTTTTGAAACTACGTGTTTGCGTGAACGCGTGGCAATtgcctataaatattttaaaagttaataagcCGTAGTATATAAAACCGAAGAATTTATTGCTGCTGCACGATAGgtttcaataaaacattacacaCATAAAACGATTCTAAGCGACAGAGATGAACAATTCGAACTTCaaacgataaatattatcaaataaactgCAGttcacacataataatatgtcttatcgatatttttaattacagtaaAATCAACTTAGGAGAGGACATtgcatcatattttaaatttaagtacatacgattaatcaaattaattaggATCGAAAATGTTATCTATACCATTAAATTCTGAACAGCAATAATAGTCAATTTCTGCAActacaaaacatattaatttacaataaaaaaaaaaaaaaaatatactaattgttGAGGTTCAGAAATCATAGGAAATAAAACAGGCAAGACATGTacgaaaaattgtataacatgcataaaaaaatgtgaaatacacaaaagaaattattcaaaattccgAAAAAACACCCAAAGGTTGTTAATATGCacagaaacaaaaataaaatttaattcataggtaatattaaaaatataacaaaaattgattggcatttaatatatttttaaaattattttgaatactttacAATTTCAATCGTgtacaacaaataaacaataaattaagtcaatataatttatcgatgataatatagtatttcgaCCATTTCGGCATATATTAGCGCGATATAgattaaatgtacatatatgtatgtatatatatatatataaataaatcaggtatagaagtacctatataaaaatgtaaccaattaaactaaacataaaaatcaatgaataaatatctaatacctacaaaataaatatataaataataaattatactattatagactatagaagTTTATTAAACTTTCTACTTGCGAGTTTTTAAGGCGTTTAGTATaggcaatttaatttaaattaaattatttcctatCAGACGCGTATCCAGGAACTTTTTGTGAGAGAGGGAGaagttatatcatttaaacttatttattagtaaagaACCACTCTTTACTTAATGTATCattcaattcaaaattaataatttttattgcaaaaacaaaacattatatgtataatatttgtattgatttcGGTACTTATTGTAGGTTTGGTTTACATTACGTAGTCACGAGTTacaaaggtaaaaaaaaaataatttttcaagttaatgtattatttgaaaattcatctataatatttaaaaataataatatcaacaattttaggtaatcaaaaatataatattacctatctaatataattatataatgttctatactatttagtatactagaatttattagaatatagtacattttggaacataatatattggatGTAACAATTTGttccaattattaatactgaaaattaaattgtcaaaatgTCCTACCGTGATGAAACGTTTAGACGTCTTATAACTTGTCTCgttgaaatgaaaatgaaacaaataacaaaatgtcgAAATACTGTGGTATTTAAGTAAAACAGTGTCTCACTAACTTTACACAATAATGTGCTTGTATTAAATGAGggcaataactaaaataaactttaaatacagaCAGTGTTATCGGGACC
This genomic stretch from Rhopalosiphum maidis isolate BTI-1 chromosome 3, ASM367621v3, whole genome shotgun sequence harbors:
- the LOC113557382 gene encoding tyrosine-protein kinase transmembrane receptor Ror2; its protein translation is MDFIKRASLLFVLSVLLVKQSTQVNSPDGYCAQYNGKICRKYLNASILIWFNNTLKNEGSEQNEIITTGLWEEMLPSFSKTCRPAAEKLLCLYAFPHCQQDKSYFPLCYEDCIAVRELFCYKEWALIEANKQRGIFYKSKGHFSLPICENLPHNSQNGKPVCSHAMLTELKQDEITIDCIRGNGRFYQGYINVTKSGLPCQRWDSKVPHEFVRPPINVFPEVQNSENYCRNAGGEVSSPWCYTMDPEVRWQKCDVPLCDKNETELVEPKFDIINNDTAINIITMILNHVEMFIDQTSTTHLHIFLVIVGVLILLISVIILVLCNKLLSNKTSYRSTQTREVDIDLDKLPSNSAYHQYGMCSNPKLEKLEFPRNNIIYVKDLGQGAFGRVFQAKAPGLLKDEEFTLVAVKMLKDEASNDLQVDFEREACLLSEFDHPNIVKLLGVCALGKPMCLLFEYMGRGDLNEFLRSCAPSNYIVHSAEARGDVFRDLNLTNLDMLKIAQQIASGMVYLSDRKFVHRDLATRNCLIDDTMTVKIADFGLSQKMYLQDYYKGDEHDAIPVRWMPLESILYNKYTVESDVWAFGVCLWEIFSFALQPYYGMTHEEVVKFIKDGNVMNCPENTPKLAYELMKQCWSRKPDSRPTFRTIYQTLENVRQEVVCRMNGLIPHAHL